Part of the Moraxella ovis genome is shown below.
GGCGGCAGCACGGCAGAATTATCTGTGGCCAACCTACGCTGCTCGGCGTGCACGTGGCTTATTGAGACGCGTCTAAGAGCAATCGATGGTGTGCGTGCGTGCCAAGTGAACCTCACTCAGCAAAGAATGCGTGTAAACTGGGATGAAAATCAGTGCGATATCGGTGAGATTCTACAGGCGGTGCATTCGGTGGGCTATAATGCCAAGCCATATCGCCAAGATACGCATGAGGCGATGATGAAGCGCCAAAGCAAGCAAATGCTCATCCGTCTTGCCATCGCTGCGCTTGGTGCGATGCAGGCGATGATGTTCTCGATTGGCATGTATTTTGGCGAATATAGTGGTATTTTGACTGAACATCGAGATTTCTTGCGCTATGTGGCGATGTTTGTGACCATTCCTGTGATGTTCTATGCAGGCGTGCCGTTCTTCACGTCGGCTTATAATGCCATCAAGGCGCGTCAGGTGAGCATGGATGTGCCTGTATCGATCGCGCTGATTGCCACCTTTGGCGCCAGCGTTTATGCGACATTAACAGGTACGGGTGAGGCGTATTTTGATTCGGTGTCGATGTTTATCTTTTTCTTATTGGCGGGACGCTACATTGAACAAAATGCCCGCCTAAAAGCATCAAACATGGCATCAGATCTGGTGGTGATCGAGCCGATTTTGGTACAAAAAATCGCCCACGATGCGTCATTGGTAACAAGTTTATCTGCTGATAATAAAGCAAGCATCATCCAATCATGGTGGCAAAATCACCACCATCTAGATAACATCCTAGAGCGGAACGTAGATGATGAGGATAAGATTCTGGCACAGTCTGTCAAGGTGGGCGACATCATTCGCATCGATGCAGGCAGCCAGATCGTCGCTGATGGTATCTTGTTATCACAAAGCGCCACGGTGTCGCAGAGTCTATTGACCGGTGAGAGCGATCTTATCGTCAAGCATCAAGGCGATGTGGTGGTTGGTGGTGCTCAGAATGACAGCCAGCCGTTCGTCATGCTCGTCACCAAGGAGATTGATAACAGTCAAATCGCGCTCATTGATCGACTCATGAACCGCGCCATGAGCGAAAAGCCCAAAATCGCCCAAGATGCTGATAAGATGGCGCGCTGGTTCGTGGCACGTGTGCTGGTCTTGTCATGCCTTGTGTTCTTGGTGTGGTGGTTTGTGGATAAGAGCGAGTCGCTGTGGGCGACGGTAGCGGTGCTGGTGGCGACTTGCCCGTGTGCTCTTAGCCTTGCCACGCCGATTGCACTTACTGTAGCGACCAATCGCTTGGCGGGATTTGGATTCCTAGCGACGCGCGGACACACCATTCAGACTTTATCGGAAGTGTCTTATGCTTGTTTTGATAAGACGGGTACACTGACGCTGGGTCAGGCTAATCTGCTGGATACAGTGAGTGTGATTGATAAGACAGAAGCCCTAAAAATCTCTGCCGCGCTTGAGATTGGCTCAAAGCACCCTGTGGCGTGTGCGCTACTCACTGCTGCTCATGGACTTCATCTGCCTAAGGTAAAAGACAGCACACACCACACGGCGGGCGGTGTGGAAGGCTGGATAGATGGGGTGGCTTATCGTATCGGACATCAAAAATTCGTCCTACCAACAGGCGTACTGGCTGATGAGCTGCATGAGAATCTACCTGCGCATCAGGCGAACATGTCGGTATTATTGTCAAGTCAGGTTAATGGGGAGTGGCAGGTGGTGGCACGGTTTTATTTTAATGATGCGATTCGCCAAGATGCTCGCGCGATGATTGATGAATTAAAATCACAAAACATCACACCAATCATGCTAACCGGCGACCCAAATCCAAATGCATCAGAAGTGGCTAAGCAGCTGGGCATCAAGCAGGCGTATTTTGGTCTGACGCCAGAGGGCAAAGTCAAGCGCATCAAAGACCTACAGGCGGCAGGTCATGCCGTGCTCATGGTGGGCGATGGGATTAATGATGCGCCTGTACTGGCGGCGGCGAATGTCTCGACAGCGATGGCAGGCGCGGCCGATCTGGCGCAGGTATCTGCTGACAGTGTGCTATTGGGTGGGCGGCTCATGCCACTGGCGCAAGCGACCAGACTGTCCACCAAGACCCAAAAAATCATCCGCCAAAACTTACGCTGGGCACTAATCTATAATAGCTCGGTGCTTATTCCTGCTGCCTTAGGCTATGTACCGCCTTGGTTGGCAGCGATTGGCATGAGCTTATCAAGCTTGCTCGTTGTGGTGAACGCCATGCGCCTAAAACGTTGATCGGTTGGTTAATTAATTATAAGTATAAAAATATCGCACCAATTGAGTGCGATATTTTTATTGGTAAGTTTCATTAGTTAATCAGTCGTCTTGTAGATAGCCGATTAAGCGCAGGAATTCGATGTACATCCATACTAGGGTTGATAGAATACCGATGCTATACACCCATTCAAATTCACGAGCCACGCCGTGTTGGATGCCTTTATCCACATTATCAAAATCAAGCAATAAGCTAAACGACGCAATGATTACCACAAAGACACTAAAGCCAATCGCAACCATGCCACCATCGAACAATAGGGGCAGGCTTGAGCCGAACAGTCTAAAGCCGAGCTGTACAAGGTATAGGATACCAATGGCGATGATCGCAGACGTTAGGATCGAGCGGAATTTCTCAGTAACTTTCACGATGCCTGTGCTGTACAGGGTTAGCATCACGGCTGCGGTGATGAAAGTGGCTGATAGCGCTGACAGCGGTACGCTAGGGTATCTTAGGAACATGATGGTGCTAAACGCCCCAAGCAGCACACCTTCACACAGTGCATATGGCACCGCTAAGCTCTTAGCAAGGTGAGGCTTAAATGCTGATACCAAGCCCAAGCCCATGCCTGCAAACAGGCCCACCAAGGCAAGCGGATATAGCATGCTAACCGAGATACCGCCCATCAGAGCATAGAAGAACACACCAAAGCCTGAGACGGCAGCCAATGCCAATAAGAACGCGCTTTTTTTGACGACGCCGCCAACAGTCATCGGGACACTACCAACCGCAAGCTCGGTGCGACTGACGATAGGGTTTGCCATAATTTTTCCTTAATAAAAAATAAAAATCTTTCACTGATTATAAGGCAGATTTTAGAAAAATCAAGCATTAATCAATGGCTTATCGTTCATACACTAAGCCATGAGCGCTGATAATATCTAAAAACTTAGGTTGTGTTGATGTGGGGTTTTTTGATATTATACGCTTTATTTTTGCATTGATTTTTATGTCAAATTTTGTGAATAATCACCCAAAGCGTCCCAAGTTCCAGCGCATTGGCTTGATGGGGCGTGCCGGCAAAAAAAGCGTGGTCGAAACCCTAAATGAGCTCATCGTTCTACTTGATGAGCGTGGTTTGTCCATCGTCATCGATACTGAGACCGCCGCGATCGAGGGGCTTGAGATCGATTTTGATAAGGTGGACGGTAATCAGTTTAAGATCGTTCCACGCCAAAAGATTGGCGAGCATTGTGATTTTGCCATCGTGGTTGGCGGTGATGGTTCGATGCTGCAGGCGGCGAGCGTGCTGGCGGGTACTGATGTGCCTGTGCTGGGCGTGAACCGTGGGCGACTTGGATTCTTGGCGGACGTCAATCCAGAGGAGCTGACCGAGCGTGTCACGCAGGTGTTGGACGGAGATTATTGGCTGGCGGAACGGTTTTTATTGACATTTAAGATTGTGAATAATGATGCTGATGGCAAGCCGACCAACATGGTCATCCATGAAGATGTGGCATTAAATGACATCGTTCTGCACGCTGGTAAATCGGTGCATACCATTGATTTTCAATTAAAAATTAATGGCACAGACGTCTATCGTCAGCATGCCGATGGTCTGATCGTAGCGACACCGACAGGATCGACCGCTTATTCACTCTCGGCAGGCGGACCCATCATCCACCCGACCATTGATGCCATCTGTCTTGTGCCGATGCATCCGCATACGCTGTCCAGCCGTCCTCTGGTGGTGGCAGGTAGCAGCCAAATCGCCATCAACATCCACAAAGATAATCGCACACAGCCCATGGTGGGCGCAGATGGTAAGGCATCAGCACCACTCGATAACGATCAGACACTACTCATCGCCAAGCATGATAAGACCTTACTGCTGCTACATCCACCGAGCTATAGCTTCTATGAGGCGTGCCGCACCAAGCTAAACTGGAACCTATACACAGAAGAATTCGCCCTAAAGACCGAATAAAACACCCAAGAGATCAAAGATGAATAAAGAAGACATACTAAATAGTCTAAATCCTGAAATCGTCGCCAAGTTCCGCACCGCCATTGAGCTGGGCAAATGGGACAACGGCGTTCGTCTGACAGATGAGCAGCGCCAGACCTGCATGCAAGCGGTGATGATGTGGGAGCATGAATATCTACCGGTTGAAGAGCGTACAGGCTATATCGAGAAGCCAAAAGACGATAAAGGCAACACCGTTGGCGAAGAGTGTGATGTGGAGCATGAGCATCATTACCCTAATGCCGAGCGACCTGTGAAGTTTAAGAACTAGAAGATGTTTTGACTTTTAAAACCCCTGTTGACTACTTTTGTCAATAGGGGTTTTAAGCATTGCAAATCTAAAATAGTATATTCGAAACATTGGCGTTTTGACATGTGATTGGCAATTTTAATCCAGTTTCTATGATCAACTTAATAGCATTATTTGGTCAAGGTCTGGATAAGCGTTAAAACTGCCCTTTTCTGTTCATTAGTCAGTTTTTGCCAAGCTGCATCATAAGAGTTTTGTCGATAATCCACTTTCTTTATACAGTCTTCAAAAAAATAGTCAATTGGAGTTTGCAAAAGATTAGCAATTTCAACCAAATGAGCTACATTAATTTTGTTCACACCTCTTTCATATCTTGACAGTTGTTGTTGTGATACATCTAGTAGTTCTGCCATCTTTTCTGCAGACCATCCTTTTTCTTTGCGTTTTAATTGAATTCTTTTTCCGATTAATTTATCAATCTGAGTGCTGATAATTTGCGCCATCTTAAAACCAAGTTGATTTATAAAATAATCTATTTTTGTTCAAATTCACACTTGAAAGAAGAGTAGTAAAAGTTTAAAATATAAAATAATTACTCATCTATAGATTATTGGAGATTTTATGAGCGATTCTCGTAATGCATTTGGCGGTATTTTTGGTTTAGTATTTACCGCAGCATCTGTCATTTTGCCTATTTATGCAGCCATTGTTGATTTCGCACGCGATAAATTTTTATGGGCAGCTGTTGATATTACTGTTTTTCCAATAGGTATGATTCGCGGTCTAATGTACTTCTTTAATTAATTTTATGGCAAAATTTGTTTTGATATCTATAGTTCTTGCTTTATTGGCTGCGTGTAGTAAGTATGACAGAAATGATATGCTTCAAAAAGCCACATCTGATGACGAGATGAGAGAATTATTT
Proteins encoded:
- a CDS encoding NAD(+) kinase, with the translated sequence MSNFVNNHPKRPKFQRIGLMGRAGKKSVVETLNELIVLLDERGLSIVIDTETAAIEGLEIDFDKVDGNQFKIVPRQKIGEHCDFAIVVGGDGSMLQAASVLAGTDVPVLGVNRGRLGFLADVNPEELTERVTQVLDGDYWLAERFLLTFKIVNNDADGKPTNMVIHEDVALNDIVLHAGKSVHTIDFQLKINGTDVYRQHADGLIVATPTGSTAYSLSAGGPIIHPTIDAICLVPMHPHTLSSRPLVVAGSSQIAINIHKDNRTQPMVGADGKASAPLDNDQTLLIAKHDKTLLLLHPPSYSFYEACRTKLNWNLYTEEFALKTE
- a CDS encoding YeaC family protein: MNKEDILNSLNPEIVAKFRTAIELGKWDNGVRLTDEQRQTCMQAVMMWEHEYLPVEERTGYIEKPKDDKGNTVGEECDVEHEHHYPNAERPVKFKN
- a CDS encoding Bax inhibitor-1/YccA family protein, giving the protein MANPIVSRTELAVGSVPMTVGGVVKKSAFLLALAAVSGFGVFFYALMGGISVSMLYPLALVGLFAGMGLGLVSAFKPHLAKSLAVPYALCEGVLLGAFSTIMFLRYPSVPLSALSATFITAAVMLTLYSTGIVKVTEKFRSILTSAIIAIGILYLVQLGFRLFGSSLPLLFDGGMVAIGFSVFVVIIASFSLLLDFDNVDKGIQHGVAREFEWVYSIGILSTLVWMYIEFLRLIGYLQDD
- a CDS encoding heavy metal translocating P-type ATPase gives rise to the protein MNTAADTKMDEIEQSLILPSEGACFHCGEVLPKEPFYTVIFDKSRPMCCLGCKLASQSIVESGLEQYYLDRREISPTASLPDAMNFDAYNHDDIKAQFVYQEDGGSTAELSVANLRCSACTWLIETRLRAIDGVRACQVNLTQQRMRVNWDENQCDIGEILQAVHSVGYNAKPYRQDTHEAMMKRQSKQMLIRLAIAALGAMQAMMFSIGMYFGEYSGILTEHRDFLRYVAMFVTIPVMFYAGVPFFTSAYNAIKARQVSMDVPVSIALIATFGASVYATLTGTGEAYFDSVSMFIFFLLAGRYIEQNARLKASNMASDLVVIEPILVQKIAHDASLVTSLSADNKASIIQSWWQNHHHLDNILERNVDDEDKILAQSVKVGDIIRIDAGSQIVADGILLSQSATVSQSLLTGESDLIVKHQGDVVVGGAQNDSQPFVMLVTKEIDNSQIALIDRLMNRAMSEKPKIAQDADKMARWFVARVLVLSCLVFLVWWFVDKSESLWATVAVLVATCPCALSLATPIALTVATNRLAGFGFLATRGHTIQTLSEVSYACFDKTGTLTLGQANLLDTVSVIDKTEALKISAALEIGSKHPVACALLTAAHGLHLPKVKDSTHHTAGGVEGWIDGVAYRIGHQKFVLPTGVLADELHENLPAHQANMSVLLSSQVNGEWQVVARFYFNDAIRQDARAMIDELKSQNITPIMLTGDPNPNASEVAKQLGIKQAYFGLTPEGKVKRIKDLQAAGHAVLMVGDGINDAPVLAAANVSTAMAGAADLAQVSADSVLLGGRLMPLAQATRLSTKTQKIIRQNLRWALIYNSSVLIPAALGYVPPWLAAIGMSLSSLLVVVNAMRLKR
- a CDS encoding helix-turn-helix domain-containing protein: MAQIISTQIDKLIGKRIQLKRKEKGWSAEKMAELLDVSQQQLSRYERGVNKINVAHLVEIANLLQTPIDYFFEDCIKKVDYRQNSYDAAWQKLTNEQKRAVLTLIQTLTK